A single genomic interval of Pangasianodon hypophthalmus isolate fPanHyp1 chromosome 8, fPanHyp1.pri, whole genome shotgun sequence harbors:
- the sema3ga gene encoding sema domain, immunoglobulin domain (Ig), short basic domain, secreted, (semaphorin) 3Ga isoform X1: MGIMGTRVILLLLVLCVCGVSCILRSTPRVALSFKELMDTRTARPFSLSFDTSDYRILHVDQDQGRLYLGSREYLVSLDMQNVNKEPLIIHWPAPTQRKGECQMTGKGKHGECANFVRMIEPWNRTHLYTCGTGAYKPICTFINRGWRAEDYLFRLVPGYVDSGKGKCSYDPNHEDVTAVINGSLYAGVHVDFMAADPAIFRTMGSRPAIRTEQYDSRWLSEPVFIQIKQIPDSSEKNDDKLYFFFREKSLDSGGTASPSVLARVGRVCLNDEGGQKSLVNKWTTFLKARLVCSVKGEDGVETFFDELRDVFILSTQDERNPMVYAVFSTAGSVFKGSAVCVYSMADIRNVFNGPFAHKHGHNYQWTMYTGKIPYPRPGTCPGGTFTPSLRSTKEFSDEAVNFIRAHPLMYHPVYPIHKRPLVVRSGVDYRFTTIAVDQVDAVDGRYEVFFLGTDRGTVQKIIVLPKDPTTVEELTLEEVEVFRTPVPVKTMRISAKRQQLYVSSDAGLTQVSLHRCGVYGKACSDCCLARDPYCAWDGESCTPFTQATKRRSRRQDVKHGDPLRQCRGFNAKVEKRLKETVQFGVEGSSTFLECVPRSPQATVKWLYQKDGRRKMLNRDGEVLSTPQGVLLKSLTHSDAGLYHCLATENNFKHTLARVSLHILDRDIAVALSVPDDEDKEEEMMRGHHKPEAHPPAGSVQPLEPEMRVINQYCQSYWEQLTDRGQQQSKRPNRRHTEGHEPSGG, translated from the exons AGCTAATGGACACTCGGACAGCAAGACCATTCAGCTTATCGTTCGACACCAGTGATTACCGGATCCTCCACGTGGACCAAGATCAGGGCCGTCTTTACCTGGGCAGCCGCGAGTACCTCGTCTCCCTGGACATGCAGAACGTCAACAAGGAGCCTCTCATT ATCCACTGGCCTGCTCCGacacagagaaagggagagtgtCAGATGACAGGGAAAGGAAAGCAT GGAGAGTGTGCCAACTTTGTGCGTATGATCGAGCCATGGAACAGGACTCATCTGTACACATGTGGCACTGGAGCTTACAAACCCATCTGTACCTTCATCAACAGAGGCTGGAGAGCGGAg GACTACCTCTTCAGGCTAGTCCCTGGATATGTGGATTCAGGAAAGGGTAAATGCTCCTACGATCCAAATCATGAAGATGTGACTGCTGTCATCA ATGGCAGCCTGTATGCTGGTGTGCATGTGGACTTCATGGCCGCTGATCCAGCTATCTTTAGGACGATGGGGAGCAGGCCAGCTATTAGAACAGAGCAGTATGACTCCAGGTGGCTCAGTG AACCAGTGTTCATTCAAATAAAGCAGATTCCTGACAGCTCTGAGAAGAATGATGACAAGCTCTACTTTTTCTTCCGGGAGAAGAGTCTGGACTCTGGAGGGACGGCGAGCCCCAGCGTGTTGGCCAGAGTGGGACGAGTGTGTCTG AATGATGAGGGAGGCCAGAAGTCTCTAGTTAACAAGTGGACAACGTTTTTAAAAGCCAGGCTGGTGTGCTCTGTGAAGGGTGAGGATGGTGTGGAGACCTTCTTCGATGAGCTGA GAGACGTCTTTATTCTGTCCACCCAGGATGAGCGTAACCCTATGGTGTATGCCGTTTTCTCCACTGCAGG GTCTGTTTTTAAGggatcagctgtgtgtgtgtactctatGGCTGACATACGTAATGTATTCAATGGGCCTTTTGCCCACAAACATGGGCACAACTACCAGTGGACAATGTACACAGGAAAGATCCCCTATCCTCGACCTGGAACT TGTCCTGGTGGTACGTTTACACCGAGTTTGCGCTCCACTAAGGAGTTCTCAGACGAGGCTGTGAACTTCATTCGTGCGCACCCACTCATGTATCACCCTGTGTATCCTATACACAAGCGCCCCCTGGTGGTGCGCTCAGGCGTAGACTACAGGTTCACCACCATTGCTGTGGACCAGGTGGATGCTGTGGATGGGAGATATGAGGTGTTTTTTCTAGGCACAG ATCGTGGAACAGTACAAAAGATTATAGTTCTGCCCAAAGATCCAACCACAGTGGAAGAGCTGACATTAGAGGAAGTGGAAGTTTTCAGG ACACCAGTTCCTGTTAAAACAATGAGGATATCTGCTAAAAgg CAACAGCTGTACGTATCGTCAGACGCAGGTCTTACCCAGGTGTCATTGCATCGCTGTGGCGTGTATGGTAAGGCTTGCTCAGACTGCTGCCTGGCCCGTGACCCCTACTGTGCATGGGATGGAGAGAGCTGCACCCCCTTCACACAGGCTACTAAAAG gaggAGCAGAAGGCAGGATGTAAAACATGGTGACCCTCTACGGCAGTGTAGAGGATTTAATGCTAAAG TGGAGAAGAGACTGAAGGAGACGGTGCAGTTTGGTGTGGAGGGAAGCAGCACGTTTTTGGAGTGTGTGCCACGATCGCCTCAGGCTACTGTCAAATGGCTCTACCAAAAAGACGGAAGAAGGAAAATG CTGAATAGAGATGGGGAAGTACTGAGCACACCTCAAGGTGTCCTGCTGAAATCACTCACCCACTCAGACGCTGGGCTGTACCACTGCCTGGCCACTGAGAATAACTTCAAACACACTCTAGCGCGTGTCTCCCTGCACATTCTGGACCGTGACATCGCAGTGGCCCTCAGTGTACCCGATGACGAGGATAAAGAAGAGGAAATGATGAGGGGGCATCACAAACCTGAAGCCCATCCCCCAGCTGGCAGTGTGCAACCCTTAGAGCCTGAGATGCGTGTGATCAACCAGTATTGCCAATCCTACTGGGAACAGCTCACTGACCGAGGGCAGCAGCAAAGCAAACGTCCAAACCGCAGACACACAGAGGGCCACGAGCCCAGTGGAGGCTGA
- the sema3ga gene encoding sema domain, immunoglobulin domain (Ig), short basic domain, secreted, (semaphorin) 3Ga isoform X2 has protein sequence MDTRTARPFSLSFDTSDYRILHVDQDQGRLYLGSREYLVSLDMQNVNKEPLIIHWPAPTQRKGECQMTGKGKHGECANFVRMIEPWNRTHLYTCGTGAYKPICTFINRGWRAEDYLFRLVPGYVDSGKGKCSYDPNHEDVTAVINGSLYAGVHVDFMAADPAIFRTMGSRPAIRTEQYDSRWLSEPVFIQIKQIPDSSEKNDDKLYFFFREKSLDSGGTASPSVLARVGRVCLNDEGGQKSLVNKWTTFLKARLVCSVKGEDGVETFFDELRDVFILSTQDERNPMVYAVFSTAGSVFKGSAVCVYSMADIRNVFNGPFAHKHGHNYQWTMYTGKIPYPRPGTCPGGTFTPSLRSTKEFSDEAVNFIRAHPLMYHPVYPIHKRPLVVRSGVDYRFTTIAVDQVDAVDGRYEVFFLGTDRGTVQKIIVLPKDPTTVEELTLEEVEVFRTPVPVKTMRISAKRQQLYVSSDAGLTQVSLHRCGVYGKACSDCCLARDPYCAWDGESCTPFTQATKRRSRRQDVKHGDPLRQCRGFNAKVEKRLKETVQFGVEGSSTFLECVPRSPQATVKWLYQKDGRRKMLNRDGEVLSTPQGVLLKSLTHSDAGLYHCLATENNFKHTLARVSLHILDRDIAVALSVPDDEDKEEEMMRGHHKPEAHPPAGSVQPLEPEMRVINQYCQSYWEQLTDRGQQQSKRPNRRHTEGHEPSGG, from the exons ATGGACACTCGGACAGCAAGACCATTCAGCTTATCGTTCGACACCAGTGATTACCGGATCCTCCACGTGGACCAAGATCAGGGCCGTCTTTACCTGGGCAGCCGCGAGTACCTCGTCTCCCTGGACATGCAGAACGTCAACAAGGAGCCTCTCATT ATCCACTGGCCTGCTCCGacacagagaaagggagagtgtCAGATGACAGGGAAAGGAAAGCAT GGAGAGTGTGCCAACTTTGTGCGTATGATCGAGCCATGGAACAGGACTCATCTGTACACATGTGGCACTGGAGCTTACAAACCCATCTGTACCTTCATCAACAGAGGCTGGAGAGCGGAg GACTACCTCTTCAGGCTAGTCCCTGGATATGTGGATTCAGGAAAGGGTAAATGCTCCTACGATCCAAATCATGAAGATGTGACTGCTGTCATCA ATGGCAGCCTGTATGCTGGTGTGCATGTGGACTTCATGGCCGCTGATCCAGCTATCTTTAGGACGATGGGGAGCAGGCCAGCTATTAGAACAGAGCAGTATGACTCCAGGTGGCTCAGTG AACCAGTGTTCATTCAAATAAAGCAGATTCCTGACAGCTCTGAGAAGAATGATGACAAGCTCTACTTTTTCTTCCGGGAGAAGAGTCTGGACTCTGGAGGGACGGCGAGCCCCAGCGTGTTGGCCAGAGTGGGACGAGTGTGTCTG AATGATGAGGGAGGCCAGAAGTCTCTAGTTAACAAGTGGACAACGTTTTTAAAAGCCAGGCTGGTGTGCTCTGTGAAGGGTGAGGATGGTGTGGAGACCTTCTTCGATGAGCTGA GAGACGTCTTTATTCTGTCCACCCAGGATGAGCGTAACCCTATGGTGTATGCCGTTTTCTCCACTGCAGG GTCTGTTTTTAAGggatcagctgtgtgtgtgtactctatGGCTGACATACGTAATGTATTCAATGGGCCTTTTGCCCACAAACATGGGCACAACTACCAGTGGACAATGTACACAGGAAAGATCCCCTATCCTCGACCTGGAACT TGTCCTGGTGGTACGTTTACACCGAGTTTGCGCTCCACTAAGGAGTTCTCAGACGAGGCTGTGAACTTCATTCGTGCGCACCCACTCATGTATCACCCTGTGTATCCTATACACAAGCGCCCCCTGGTGGTGCGCTCAGGCGTAGACTACAGGTTCACCACCATTGCTGTGGACCAGGTGGATGCTGTGGATGGGAGATATGAGGTGTTTTTTCTAGGCACAG ATCGTGGAACAGTACAAAAGATTATAGTTCTGCCCAAAGATCCAACCACAGTGGAAGAGCTGACATTAGAGGAAGTGGAAGTTTTCAGG ACACCAGTTCCTGTTAAAACAATGAGGATATCTGCTAAAAgg CAACAGCTGTACGTATCGTCAGACGCAGGTCTTACCCAGGTGTCATTGCATCGCTGTGGCGTGTATGGTAAGGCTTGCTCAGACTGCTGCCTGGCCCGTGACCCCTACTGTGCATGGGATGGAGAGAGCTGCACCCCCTTCACACAGGCTACTAAAAG gaggAGCAGAAGGCAGGATGTAAAACATGGTGACCCTCTACGGCAGTGTAGAGGATTTAATGCTAAAG TGGAGAAGAGACTGAAGGAGACGGTGCAGTTTGGTGTGGAGGGAAGCAGCACGTTTTTGGAGTGTGTGCCACGATCGCCTCAGGCTACTGTCAAATGGCTCTACCAAAAAGACGGAAGAAGGAAAATG CTGAATAGAGATGGGGAAGTACTGAGCACACCTCAAGGTGTCCTGCTGAAATCACTCACCCACTCAGACGCTGGGCTGTACCACTGCCTGGCCACTGAGAATAACTTCAAACACACTCTAGCGCGTGTCTCCCTGCACATTCTGGACCGTGACATCGCAGTGGCCCTCAGTGTACCCGATGACGAGGATAAAGAAGAGGAAATGATGAGGGGGCATCACAAACCTGAAGCCCATCCCCCAGCTGGCAGTGTGCAACCCTTAGAGCCTGAGATGCGTGTGATCAACCAGTATTGCCAATCCTACTGGGAACAGCTCACTGACCGAGGGCAGCAGCAAAGCAAACGTCCAAACCGCAGACACACAGAGGGCCACGAGCCCAGTGGAGGCTGA
- the wasa gene encoding actin nucleation-promoting factor WASL produces the protein MKRRSKEKSQENLGSRLLTPQENERVEDLLGRRCVSQCTTVVQLFMALPHSPNTWSLQHTGVLCFEKDNPKRSYFIRLYDIKASKLVWEQELFNQFTYHRIKPFFHTFHADECQVGLNFASEEEAENFFITVDEKISQRNKNLEKRQGKGLTLSRDSHDALPPLPPNGSGSQNLLPLGNINNQNQTPPTKSKKEKKEKEKKSKKKGSKLSKALIGAPSGFTHVGHLGMDSNSMDPDLMKLLSRAGISEADMRDSETSQLIYEVIERSGGMEAVKKELNQQDRPPPPPPGVRRTSLPPVPPGSSSAPLSSQARLGPLPPPPGGSPSTGTRSPSLRSLPPTPSGGRTGPLPPPPVAQGGRRGPLPQPQGSQVAPSARSGPLPPVPGGHSGPPPPPPGDRGGTPSSATLPRSGPLPPLPGRGSRPSPPGQQSGPQHPAASSQRAPMPPGHSGGSFPPPPGRRTGSLPQPPNDECYLLPPPTLPEDFPPSPSSDFLQLDSEDLPPPPFPSEPFPPPPPTNAWHTSDVVPHPPSANSSIGGPPPPPPPPPPTPAPKLGQSGPPPPKASSGGGGRGALLDQIRTGTKLKTVTASPDPPPSAAQDTGEGIVGALMMVMQKRSKVIHSSDEGDEFDDDDDEDDEWD, from the exons TCTCAGTGTACAACAGTGGTGCAGTTGTTCATGGCTCTGCCTCACAGCCCCAACACCTGGAGTCTGCAGCATACAGGCGTGCTCTGCTTTGAAAAGGACAATCCTAAGCGCTCCTACTTCATCCGCCTCTACGACATCAAG GCAAGTAAACTTGTTTGGGAGCAGGAACTCTTTAACCAGTTCACGTACCACAGAATCAAGCCCTTCTTCCACACTTTCCACGCAGAT GAGTGCCAGGTGGGCCTGAATTTTGCAAGTGAGGAAGAAGCTGAGAACTTTTTCATTACAGTGGATGAGAAGATCAGccagagaaataaaaacttGG AGAAGCGCCAGGGAAAAGGCCTTACTCTCAGTCGAG atTCCCATGATGCATTGCCACCACTACCTCCAAATG GTTCTGGAAGTCAGAATCTACTTCCACTGGGAAATATTAACAACCAGAATCAAACACCTCCCACCAAgtcaaagaaagagaaaaaggagaaggagaaaaagagcaaaaagaagGGCTCTAAATTATCCAAGGCATTAATTGGAGCACCTAGTGGTTTTAC CCATGTTGGGCACCTTGGTATGGACAGCAATAGCATGGACCCAGATTTGATGAAGCTCCTCTCGCGTGCTGGAATCAGTGAGGCAGATATGAGAGACTCTGAGACCTCACAACTTATCTATGAGGTCATTGAGCGCTCAGGTGGAATGGAAGCAGTCAAGAAGGAATTGAACCAGCAGG ATcgtcctccacctccacctcctggTGTACGTCGGACTTCTCTTCCCCCAGTGCCCCCTGGATCTTCTTCAGCTCCCCTTTCCTCTCAAGCTCGTTTAGGGCCCTTACCACCTCCTCCTGGAGGAAGTCCATCCACTGGCACCAGGTCCCCTTCACTGCGTTCTCTACCACCCACACCTTCAGGAGGGCGCACAGGACCCCTACCACCACCTCCAGTGGCACAAGGAGGACGTAGAGGGCCTTTACCCCAACCCCAAGGTTCACAGGTAGCACCTTCAGCAAGAAGTGGACCCCTACCACCAGTACCAGGAGGGCATAGTGGtccccctccccctccaccaGGAGATCGAGGTGGCACTCCATCATCTGCTACTCTTCCACGTAGTGGTCCCTTACCTCCTCTTCCTGGAAGGGGTAGTAGACCCTCACCTCCAGGACAGCAAAGTGGCCCACAACACCCAGCTGCAAGCAGTCAACGTGCCCCCATGCCTCCTGGACATTCTGGTGGATCTTTCCCACCTCCGCCAGGAAGACGGACTGGATCCTTACCACAACCTCCAAATGATGAATGTTATTTGCTGCCACCTCCAACACTCCCTGAAGATTTCCCTCCTTCCCCATCTTCTGATTTTCTGCAACTAGACAGTGAGGATTTACCACCACCGCCTTTTCCATCTGAGCCCTtcccaccacctccaccaacCAATGCCTGGCACACTTCTGACGTGGTCCCACATCCTCCATCAGCTAATTCTAGCATAGGAggtccacctcctcctccacctcctccacctcctacCCCAGCACCCAAATTGGGCCAAAGCGGGCCACCGCCTCCCAAAGCCAGCAGTGGGGGAGGAGGTAGAGGAGCATTACTTGACCAGATACGCACAGGGACAAAACTCAAAACG GTAACTGCCAGCCCCGATCCACCCCCTTCTGCTGCACAGGATACAGGAGAGGGAATAGTGGGAGCCCTTATGATGGTCATGCAGAAGAGAAGTAAAGTCATTCACTCATCAG ATGAAGGGGATGAATttgatgatgacgacgatgaaGATGATGAGTGGGATTAA